A portion of the Streptomyces sp. YPW6 genome contains these proteins:
- a CDS encoding ATP-binding cassette domain-containing protein has translation MTVTRADAPRAAQAATQAISATGLRKSYGDKVVLDGIDLSVPQGTVFSLLGPNGAGKTTAVKILSTLITADAGELRVGGHDPAADPQAVRAAIGVTGQFSAVDGLITGEENMLLMADLHHLSRREGRRVAAELLERFDLVEAAKKPAAGYSGGMKRRLDIAMTLVGSPRIIFLDEPTTGLDPRSRHTMWGVVRELVADGVTVFLTTQYLEEADELADRIAVLNGGKIAAEGSAEELKRIVPGGHVKLRFTDPGAYRSAASALREAVRDDEALALRIPSDGSQRELRSLLDWLDSAGVEADELTVHTPDLDDVFFALTASAAPARNDQTEENAR, from the coding sequence ATGACTGTCACCCGGGCCGATGCGCCGCGTGCCGCCCAGGCCGCGACGCAGGCGATCAGCGCCACCGGACTGCGCAAGTCCTACGGCGACAAGGTCGTCCTCGACGGCATCGACCTGTCGGTGCCGCAGGGCACCGTGTTCTCCCTGCTCGGCCCGAACGGCGCGGGCAAGACCACCGCCGTGAAGATCCTCTCCACCCTCATCACCGCCGACGCCGGTGAGCTGCGCGTCGGCGGCCACGATCCGGCCGCCGATCCGCAGGCCGTACGTGCCGCGATCGGTGTCACGGGCCAGTTCTCGGCCGTCGACGGGCTGATCACCGGCGAGGAGAACATGCTGCTCATGGCCGACCTGCACCACCTCTCCCGGCGTGAGGGGCGGCGGGTGGCCGCCGAACTGCTGGAGCGTTTCGACCTGGTGGAGGCGGCGAAGAAGCCCGCCGCCGGCTACTCGGGCGGCATGAAGCGCCGGCTCGACATCGCCATGACGCTGGTCGGCTCCCCGCGGATCATCTTCCTCGACGAGCCGACCACCGGCCTGGACCCCCGCTCCCGCCACACCATGTGGGGCGTCGTCCGCGAGCTGGTCGCCGACGGGGTGACCGTCTTCCTCACCACCCAGTACCTGGAGGAGGCCGACGAGCTGGCCGACCGTATCGCCGTCCTCAACGGCGGGAAGATCGCCGCCGAGGGCAGCGCCGAGGAGCTCAAGCGGATCGTCCCGGGCGGGCACGTCAAGCTCCGCTTCACCGACCCGGGCGCCTACCGGTCCGCCGCCTCCGCCCTGCGCGAGGCCGTCCGCGACGACGAAGCGCTGGCGCTGCGGATCCCCAGCGACGGCAGTCAGCGCGAACTGCGCTCCCTCCTCGACTGGCTGGACTCGGCCGGTGTCGAGGCCGACGAGCTGACCGTGCACACGCCCGACCTCGACGACGTGTTCTTCGCCCTCACCGCATCCGCCGCCCCCGCTCGGAACGACCAGACCGAGGAGAACGCCCGATGA
- a CDS encoding PP2C family protein-serine/threonine phosphatase, producing the protein MVDRRGTVSLFNDAARVLIPRLRRGRPLSETGIDWLNEGHRRRTAGPSVDETPPSGTIGDRDFEAHPSDHTDGAVVWWLVDDTDHRLARRALRTEQQRSAFLGEASNALLSSLNLDRCMDVTAQLAAQHLADAALVITPRTGKRYPVVTCLRDGQPHAGIRLEDPDEVPGLAEALQGFPPVPSRWIDPASAPAWLEPEGFGPVGSIVVTPLPGHGVPAGALVLLRRDASGAFSRDEEVFARIFAARAGAAMSAARLYAEQSSLAHTLMQDLMPPVLRRVAGVEFAGGYRPSKNNERVGGDFYDVHPAAGEAEASLAVLGDVCGKGLEAAVLTGKIRNTLHALLPLADDHQRMLDLLNGALLSSHHTRFASLVLVSTLREAGSVQLAVTSAGHPAPLVVRTDGTVEPVASQGTVVGVLPNATATTVRTALAPGEFCLLYTDGITEARGGPLGDEMFGEARLTEALTHCAGMPAEAVVEHVQMLAAQWTGDRAHDDMAVMAIAAPRSHHLSAVDGHTRGRFTA; encoded by the coding sequence GTGGTGGACCGCCGGGGCACGGTCAGCCTCTTCAACGACGCCGCCCGGGTCCTGATACCTCGGCTGCGCCGGGGCCGCCCCCTGTCCGAGACCGGGATCGACTGGCTGAACGAGGGACACCGCCGGCGCACCGCAGGACCGTCCGTCGACGAGACACCCCCGAGCGGCACCATCGGTGACCGCGACTTCGAGGCGCACCCGAGCGACCACACCGACGGCGCGGTCGTCTGGTGGCTGGTCGACGACACCGACCACCGCCTGGCCCGCCGGGCGCTGCGGACGGAGCAGCAGCGCAGCGCGTTCCTGGGCGAGGCGTCCAACGCGCTGCTGTCGTCGCTGAACCTCGACCGGTGCATGGACGTCACCGCGCAGCTGGCGGCACAGCACCTCGCCGACGCGGCCCTCGTCATCACACCGCGTACCGGCAAGAGGTACCCGGTGGTGACCTGCCTGCGCGACGGTCAGCCCCACGCCGGGATACGTCTGGAGGACCCGGACGAGGTACCCGGGCTCGCCGAGGCGCTCCAGGGCTTCCCCCCGGTGCCGTCCCGCTGGATCGACCCCGCCTCCGCACCCGCCTGGCTGGAGCCCGAGGGATTCGGCCCGGTCGGCTCGATCGTCGTCACCCCCCTGCCCGGCCACGGCGTGCCCGCCGGGGCGCTCGTCCTGCTGCGCCGGGACGCCTCGGGCGCCTTCAGCCGCGACGAGGAGGTCTTCGCCCGTATCTTCGCCGCCCGCGCCGGTGCCGCGATGTCGGCCGCCCGTCTCTACGCGGAGCAGTCCTCACTGGCCCACACCCTGATGCAGGACCTGATGCCGCCGGTACTGCGCCGGGTGGCCGGAGTGGAGTTCGCCGGCGGCTACCGGCCGTCGAAGAACAACGAGCGCGTCGGCGGGGACTTCTACGACGTGCACCCGGCCGCCGGCGAGGCGGAGGCCTCCCTCGCGGTGCTGGGCGACGTCTGCGGCAAGGGGCTGGAAGCCGCCGTGCTGACCGGGAAGATCCGCAACACGCTGCACGCCCTGCTGCCCCTGGCCGACGACCACCAGCGGATGCTCGACCTGCTGAACGGGGCGCTGCTCAGCTCGCACCACACCCGCTTCGCCTCGCTCGTCCTGGTCTCCACACTCCGCGAGGCCGGATCCGTACAGCTGGCGGTGACCAGCGCCGGGCACCCCGCACCGCTCGTCGTGCGCACCGACGGCACCGTGGAACCGGTCGCCTCCCAGGGAACGGTGGTCGGCGTCCTGCCGAACGCCACCGCGACCACCGTCCGCACGGCTCTCGCGCCGGGCGAGTTCTGCCTGCTCTACACGGACGGCATCACCGAGGCCAGGGGCGGACCGCTCGGCGACGAGATGTTCGGCGAGGCCCGGCTGACCGAGGCCCTCACCCACTGCGCGGGCATGCCCGCGGAGGCCGTCGTCGAACACGTACAGATGCTCGCCGCCCAGTGGACCGGCGACCGCGCGCACGACGACATGGCCGTCATGGCCATCGCGGCGCCCCGCTCGCACCACCTCAGTGCGGTGGACGGCCACACCCGGGGCAGGTTCACCGCATGA
- a CDS encoding FAD-dependent oxidoreductase → MTYAITQTCCNDATCVAVCPVNCIHPTPEERAFGSTEMLHIDPRACIDCGACADACPVDAIFPVDALSAGQREYADINAAYYRGTEPPAAEVEGPNFHVWGEPVFERSLPSDFGPLRVAVVGTGPAGMYAAQDLLLHTAAEVTLLDRLPVAGGLVRYGVAPDHPATKKVGDTFSRFHSHPRVRMHLGIEVGRDVTAEELSAHHDAVVYAVGASTDRRLGVPGEETPGCLSATAFVAWYNAHPEAVAQGVDLSAERVVVVGNGNVALDVARILVADPEALAATDIAAHALEALRASRVREVVVLGRRGPEDAAYTRSELLALKHVPGVELVVDDHDPRTAAAIDAAGAGDRAGALKGLARVRTDAASPADGGRRIVLRFHSEVVEILAAGGGVDSVRVTDGGGDGGGSGAGGGDAGTVDLAAGLLLRAIGYRGLPVPGLPFDEASGTVPHEGGRVAGVPGSYVVGWIKRGPSGGIGANRTCAAETVGTLLADAVAGALPAPTGDARAFARLARQRNRRVVDARGLAAIDRAERDRGRRDGRPRVKLATVEELVATARSGRLPRLTR, encoded by the coding sequence ATGACCTACGCCATCACCCAGACCTGCTGCAACGACGCCACCTGTGTGGCCGTGTGCCCGGTCAACTGCATCCACCCGACACCGGAGGAACGCGCCTTCGGCTCCACGGAGATGCTGCACATCGACCCCCGGGCGTGCATCGACTGCGGAGCCTGCGCGGACGCCTGCCCGGTGGACGCGATCTTCCCGGTGGACGCGCTGTCCGCCGGGCAACGGGAGTACGCCGACATCAACGCCGCCTACTACCGGGGCACCGAACCGCCCGCGGCGGAGGTCGAGGGGCCGAACTTCCATGTCTGGGGCGAGCCGGTCTTCGAGCGGAGCCTGCCCTCCGACTTCGGGCCGCTGCGGGTGGCCGTCGTCGGCACCGGCCCCGCCGGGATGTACGCGGCGCAGGACCTGCTGCTGCACACCGCCGCCGAGGTGACCCTGCTCGACCGGCTGCCGGTGGCGGGCGGGCTGGTGCGGTACGGGGTGGCCCCCGACCACCCCGCCACGAAGAAGGTCGGCGACACCTTCTCCCGCTTCCACTCCCACCCCCGGGTCCGGATGCATCTGGGCATCGAGGTGGGCCGGGACGTCACGGCCGAGGAACTGTCGGCCCACCACGACGCGGTGGTCTACGCGGTCGGCGCCTCCACCGACCGGCGGCTCGGGGTGCCGGGGGAGGAGACGCCCGGCTGCCTGTCGGCCACGGCCTTCGTCGCCTGGTACAACGCCCACCCGGAGGCGGTCGCGCAGGGCGTCGACCTCTCCGCCGAGCGGGTCGTCGTGGTCGGCAACGGCAATGTCGCCCTCGACGTCGCCCGGATCCTGGTCGCCGACCCGGAGGCCCTCGCGGCCACCGACATCGCCGCCCACGCCCTGGAAGCGCTGCGGGCGAGCCGGGTCCGGGAAGTGGTGGTGCTGGGGCGGCGGGGGCCCGAGGACGCCGCGTACACCCGCTCCGAACTCCTCGCGCTCAAGCATGTGCCGGGTGTGGAGCTGGTGGTGGACGACCACGATCCGCGGACGGCGGCGGCGATCGACGCGGCCGGAGCGGGCGACCGGGCCGGAGCGCTCAAGGGGCTCGCCCGGGTCCGGACGGACGCCGCGTCCCCCGCGGACGGCGGGCGCCGCATCGTGCTCCGCTTCCACTCCGAGGTCGTGGAGATCCTGGCGGCGGGCGGCGGTGTGGACTCCGTACGCGTCACGGACGGCGGAGGCGACGGCGGCGGGTCCGGGGCCGGTGGCGGGGACGCCGGCACGGTCGACCTGGCTGCCGGGCTGTTGCTGCGGGCCATCGGATACCGCGGACTCCCGGTCCCCGGGCTGCCGTTCGACGAGGCGTCGGGCACCGTCCCGCACGAGGGCGGCCGGGTGGCCGGGGTGCCCGGCAGCTATGTGGTCGGCTGGATCAAGCGCGGGCCGTCCGGCGGGATCGGCGCCAACCGCACCTGCGCCGCCGAGACGGTCGGCACGCTCCTGGCCGACGCGGTCGCCGGGGCGCTGCCCGCGCCGACGGGCGACGCCAGGGCGTTCGCGCGGCTGGCCCGGCAGCGCAACCGCCGGGTCGTGGACGCCCGCGGGCTGGCCGCGATCGACCGCGCCGAACGGGACCGGGGGCGGCGCGACGGTCGGCCCCGGGTGAAGCTCGCCACCGTCGAGGAACTGGTGGCCACGGCGCGGTCGGGGCGGTTGCCGCGGCTGACCCGGTGA
- a CDS encoding DUF4097 family beta strand repeat-containing protein, with protein sequence MPSFDTPEPISAVVELDAGTARITAGKRTDTVVEVLPGNGADQGDVRAVRETQVSCSGGRLTVRTPKKRTLFGKPGSVVVSIELPAGSDVRGTSALGGFFCEGPLGEVRLKTSLGDLQVEEAARAELTTDHGDIRLARSTGNAEAVGSGRVEIGSVAGAAVVKNGNGTTEIAEVDGALKVNAANGDVSVGVVRGDVVAKSANGRIEIGVAHAGVEAASSNGRIRVGDVIRGRIALRTSVGDLEVGIHAGTAAWLDLDPKFGTVRNSLGAAAGPEDSDETVEVHARTGTGDIVVRRA encoded by the coding sequence ATGCCTTCTTTCGATACCCCTGAGCCGATCTCCGCCGTCGTCGAGCTGGACGCCGGCACCGCCCGTATCACCGCCGGCAAGCGCACCGACACGGTCGTCGAGGTGCTGCCGGGCAACGGAGCCGACCAGGGCGACGTACGCGCCGTACGGGAGACCCAGGTCTCCTGCTCGGGCGGTCGCCTCACCGTCAGGACCCCCAAGAAGCGGACCCTGTTCGGCAAGCCGGGCTCCGTCGTGGTGAGCATCGAACTGCCCGCCGGGTCCGATGTGCGGGGCACCTCCGCCCTGGGCGGCTTCTTCTGCGAAGGCCCCCTCGGCGAGGTGCGGCTGAAGACCTCGCTCGGTGACCTCCAGGTGGAGGAGGCGGCCCGCGCCGAGCTCACCACCGACCACGGCGACATCCGGCTGGCGCGTTCCACCGGGAACGCCGAGGCCGTCGGCTCGGGCCGGGTCGAGATCGGCTCGGTCGCCGGTGCGGCGGTCGTCAAGAACGGCAACGGCACCACCGAGATCGCCGAGGTCGACGGGGCGCTGAAGGTCAACGCGGCCAACGGCGACGTCTCCGTGGGCGTCGTGCGCGGCGACGTCGTCGCCAAGTCCGCCAACGGCCGGATCGAGATCGGCGTCGCCCACGCCGGGGTCGAGGCGGCCTCCTCCAACGGCCGCATCCGGGTCGGCGACGTGATCCGCGGGCGGATCGCTCTGCGGACGTCGGTCGGCGACCTCGAAGTGGGCATCCACGCGGGCACCGCGGCCTGGCTCGACCTGGACCCCAAGTTCGGCACCGTGCGCAACTCGCTCGGCGCCGCCGCCGGCCCCGAGGACTCCGACGAGACCGTCGAGGTGCACGCCCGGACCGGGACCGGCGACATCGTCGTCCGGCGCGCCTGA
- a CDS encoding MFS transporter: MESSPPAPRPGGVVGILAFAGIVAALTQTLVVPLIAELPKLFDTSASNASWVITATLLAAAVATPVAGRLGDMYGKRHMLLLSLAPLVIGSVVCALSSSVVPMIAGRGLQGLGMGVVPLGISLLRDVVPAEKLGASIAIMSASMGVGGALGLPFAAAIAENTSWRVLFWVVAVLALAVGALVLTLVPGDRPATRSGRFDLPGAVGLGAALICLLLAVSKGADWGWGSATTLALIAAALVLLPAWGWWELRQTDPLVDLRVTARPQVLMTNTASVLVGFAMYAQSLVVPQLLQLPEATGYGLGRSMLAMGLWMAPAGLMMMAMSPVGAKVSAAKGPKVTLAVGSLLIAAGYGLSVPLIGSDSPWGLLLVTLVCNSGVGFAYGAMPALIMGAVPQSETASANSFNALMRSIGTSFAAAVIGVVLARMTTDFGGFPLPSEGGFRAAMLIGCGVGLAAAAVAALIPVRPATALLPPAAGTGPAEAPEASEAKA, from the coding sequence GTGGAGAGTTCACCCCCCGCACCGCGCCCGGGAGGCGTGGTCGGCATACTCGCCTTCGCCGGGATCGTGGCGGCGCTCACACAGACCCTGGTGGTGCCGCTCATCGCGGAGCTGCCGAAGCTGTTCGACACCTCGGCGTCCAACGCCTCCTGGGTCATCACCGCCACGCTGCTCGCCGCGGCGGTCGCCACACCCGTGGCCGGCCGGCTCGGCGACATGTACGGCAAGCGGCACATGCTGCTGCTCTCGCTCGCCCCGCTGGTCATCGGCTCGGTGGTCTGCGCCCTGTCCTCGTCCGTGGTCCCGATGATCGCCGGACGCGGCCTCCAGGGGCTCGGCATGGGCGTGGTCCCGCTCGGGATCAGCCTGCTGCGTGACGTGGTCCCGGCCGAGAAGCTCGGCGCCTCCATCGCGATCATGAGCGCGTCGATGGGCGTGGGCGGCGCGCTCGGCCTGCCGTTCGCCGCCGCCATCGCGGAGAACACCAGCTGGCGGGTGCTGTTCTGGGTGGTCGCCGTGCTGGCCCTGGCGGTCGGCGCGCTGGTTCTGACCCTGGTCCCCGGGGACCGCCCGGCCACCCGGTCCGGACGCTTCGACCTGCCCGGGGCCGTCGGCCTCGGCGCCGCCCTGATCTGCCTGCTGCTCGCGGTGTCCAAGGGCGCCGACTGGGGCTGGGGGAGCGCCACCACGCTCGCCCTGATCGCCGCCGCCCTGGTGCTGCTGCCCGCCTGGGGCTGGTGGGAGCTGCGGCAGACCGACCCGCTGGTCGACCTCCGGGTGACCGCCCGCCCCCAGGTCCTGATGACGAACACCGCCTCGGTCCTGGTCGGCTTCGCGATGTACGCCCAGTCCCTCGTCGTGCCCCAGCTGCTCCAGCTGCCCGAGGCCACCGGGTACGGGCTGGGCCGGTCGATGCTCGCCATGGGGCTGTGGATGGCACCGGCGGGCCTGATGATGATGGCGATGTCCCCGGTCGGCGCGAAGGTGTCCGCGGCCAAGGGCCCCAAGGTCACCCTGGCCGTCGGCAGCCTGCTCATCGCCGCCGGCTACGGCCTGTCCGTACCGCTCATCGGCTCGGACTCCCCGTGGGGTCTGCTGCTCGTCACCCTCGTCTGCAACTCGGGCGTCGGCTTCGCGTACGGGGCGATGCCCGCGCTCATCATGGGCGCGGTCCCGCAGTCCGAGACCGCGTCGGCGAACAGCTTCAACGCCCTGATGCGCTCGATCGGGACCTCCTTCGCGGCGGCGGTGATCGGCGTCGTCCTGGCGCGGATGACCACGGACTTCGGCGGCTTCCCGCTGCCCTCCGAGGGCGGCTTCCGGGCCGCGATGCTGATCGGCTGCGGAGTCGGTCTCGCCGCCGCGGCCGTCGCCGCGCTCATCCCCGTACGCCCGGCGACCGCACTGCTCCCGCCCGCCGCGGGGACCGGACCGGCGGAGGCGCCGGAGGCGTCGGAGGCCAAGGCCTGA
- a CDS encoding MarR family winged helix-turn-helix transcriptional regulator, with amino-acid sequence MDKPIDRIERETMLLGRYMHMVTPRADWQLDRSAYILLSRIEAEGPMSIGQLGDAFRLDASTLNRQTAAMLRAGVVERIPDPDGGIARKFAITEEGARRLDSDRTRNVAGLAKVLADWSPQEAEQLAASLSRLNLSIERLDGRPWPRD; translated from the coding sequence GTGGACAAGCCCATCGACCGGATCGAACGAGAGACGATGCTGCTCGGCCGGTACATGCACATGGTCACCCCGCGCGCGGACTGGCAGCTCGACCGTTCCGCCTACATCCTGCTCAGCCGGATCGAGGCGGAGGGGCCCATGTCCATCGGGCAGCTCGGCGACGCCTTCCGGCTGGACGCCTCCACCCTCAACCGGCAGACGGCCGCGATGCTGCGGGCCGGGGTCGTCGAACGCATCCCGGACCCCGACGGCGGGATCGCCCGCAAGTTCGCCATCACCGAGGAGGGCGCACGCCGCCTCGACAGCGACCGGACCAGGAACGTGGCCGGCCTCGCGAAGGTCCTCGCCGACTGGTCCCCGCAGGAGGCGGAGCAGCTCGCCGCCTCCCTCAGCCGCCTGAACCTCTCCATCGAGCGCCTCGACGGGCGGCCCTGGCCCCGCGACTGA
- a CDS encoding toxin-antitoxin system HicB family antitoxin — protein sequence MDLTPYVDNLRRELAAAADASGDEARALAERLSVPLESAARLTLLNVLSAAMGDVTRELAPGSVDVRLRGTDPEFVVTPPPAPEPVREAWEPTAAPVVAAPPAAEADDGAMVRINLRLPAHLKGRAEGAAAAEGLSVNAWLVRAVAVALDGGGNASGPGRGKEPGGRGFTGWVR from the coding sequence ATGGATCTCACCCCCTACGTCGACAACCTCCGGCGGGAACTCGCCGCCGCCGCGGATGCCAGCGGTGACGAAGCCCGTGCCCTCGCCGAGCGGCTCAGCGTTCCCCTGGAGTCCGCCGCCCGGCTGACCCTGCTCAACGTGCTCTCCGCGGCCATGGGAGACGTCACCCGGGAGCTGGCTCCCGGCTCGGTCGACGTGCGGCTGCGCGGGACCGACCCCGAGTTCGTGGTGACGCCGCCGCCGGCGCCCGAGCCGGTGCGGGAGGCGTGGGAGCCGACCGCGGCGCCCGTCGTGGCCGCGCCGCCCGCCGCGGAGGCCGACGACGGTGCCATGGTCCGGATCAACCTCCGCCTCCCCGCGCACCTCAAGGGCCGGGCCGAGGGTGCGGCGGCGGCCGAGGGCCTGTCGGTCAACGCCTGGCTCGTACGGGCCGTGGCCGTCGCCCTCGACGGAGGGGGGAACGCGAGCGGACCGGGCCGGGGCAAGGAGCCGGGCGGCCGCGGCTTCACCGGCTGGGTCCGTTAG
- a CDS encoding FAD-binding oxidoreductase translates to MSTVSTAVGGISFWYAQEGTPAPREPLPGDTSVDVCIVGGGYTGLWTAYYLKKAVPFLNITVLEAKFCGYGASGRNGGWLYNGIAGRDRYAGLHGHEAAVRLQKAMNETVGEVVRTAAEEGIDADIHQGGVLEVAHTPAQLARLRDFHSVEIAFGESDRLLYGARETAERVRVTGAVGSTWTPHGARLHPVKLVKGLADAVEALGVTLHESTPVTEIKPKHAVTPYGTVRAPYVLRCTEGFTASLKGQKRTWLPMNSSMIVTEPLPARIWDALGWEGRETLGDMAHAYFYAQRTADDRIALGGRGHPYRFGSATDNDGRTRASTVTALRDLMVRLFPVTAGVHVDHAWSGVLGVPRDWCATVTLDRSTGLGHAGGYVGSGVATANLAARTLRDLIQQDSGQAGPTDLTTLPWVNHKVRRWEPEPFRWLGVHGMYAAYRAADRRETASPRPGTDPIAKAADRIAGRH, encoded by the coding sequence ATGAGCACCGTCAGTACCGCCGTCGGCGGCATATCGTTCTGGTACGCGCAGGAGGGCACCCCCGCCCCGCGCGAACCGCTCCCCGGCGACACGAGCGTCGACGTCTGCATCGTCGGCGGCGGCTACACCGGCCTCTGGACGGCGTACTACCTCAAGAAGGCCGTCCCCTTCCTCAACATCACCGTCCTGGAAGCCAAGTTCTGCGGCTACGGGGCCTCCGGCCGCAACGGCGGCTGGCTGTACAACGGCATCGCGGGCCGCGACCGGTACGCCGGGCTGCACGGCCACGAGGCCGCCGTACGGCTCCAGAAGGCGATGAACGAGACCGTCGGCGAGGTCGTCAGGACCGCCGCCGAGGAGGGGATCGACGCCGACATCCACCAGGGCGGCGTCCTGGAGGTGGCCCACACCCCGGCCCAGCTCGCCCGCCTCAGGGACTTCCACAGCGTCGAGATCGCCTTCGGGGAGAGCGACCGGCTCCTGTACGGCGCCCGCGAAACCGCCGAGCGCGTCCGGGTGACCGGGGCCGTCGGCTCGACCTGGACCCCGCACGGCGCCCGGCTGCACCCGGTCAAGCTGGTCAAGGGGCTCGCGGACGCGGTGGAGGCGCTCGGCGTCACCCTCCACGAGTCGACCCCGGTCACCGAGATCAAGCCCAAGCACGCCGTCACCCCGTACGGCACGGTCCGCGCCCCGTACGTCCTGCGCTGCACCGAGGGCTTCACCGCGAGCCTCAAAGGCCAGAAGCGCACCTGGCTGCCGATGAACTCCTCCATGATCGTCACCGAACCGCTGCCCGCCCGGATCTGGGACGCGCTCGGCTGGGAGGGGCGCGAGACCCTCGGCGACATGGCCCACGCCTACTTCTACGCCCAGCGCACCGCCGACGACCGCATCGCGCTCGGCGGGCGCGGCCATCCGTACCGCTTCGGCTCGGCCACCGACAACGACGGCCGCACCCGGGCCTCCACCGTCACCGCCCTGCGCGACCTGATGGTCCGGCTCTTCCCCGTCACGGCGGGCGTCCACGTCGACCACGCCTGGTCGGGCGTGCTCGGCGTCCCGCGCGACTGGTGCGCCACCGTCACGCTCGACCGCTCCACGGGCCTGGGACACGCGGGCGGTTACGTCGGCTCGGGCGTCGCCACCGCCAACCTCGCCGCCCGCACCCTGCGCGACCTGATCCAGCAGGACTCCGGCCAGGCGGGTCCCACCGACCTCACCACCCTGCCGTGGGTGAACCACAAGGTGCGCCGCTGGGAGCCCGAGCCGTTCCGCTGGCTCGGCGTCCACGGCATGTACGCGGCCTACCGCGCCGCCGACCGCCGCGAGACGGCCTCGCCGCGGCCCGGCACGGACCCCATCGCGAAGGCGGCGGACCGGATCGCGGGACGCCACTGA
- a CDS encoding ABC transporter permease, with protein sequence MSSLALAARDTTTMLRRNLLHARRYPSLTLNLLLTPVMLLLLFVYIFGDVMSAGIGGAGADRSAYIAYIVPGVLLLTIGSTVVGTAVSVSNDMTEGIIARFRTMAIHRGSVLVGHVVGSVLQSVLSVVVVGAVGVAIGFRSVDATALEWLAAFGLLVLFSAALTWIAVGMGLVSPNAEAASNNALPMVLLPMLSSAFIPVETMPGWFRPVAEYQPFTPVIETLRGLLLGTGVGHNGWLAVGWSLGLVVLGYFWATAKFARDPR encoded by the coding sequence ATGAGCTCGCTCGCCCTCGCCGCCCGCGACACCACCACCATGCTGCGCCGCAACCTCCTGCACGCCCGGCGCTACCCCTCCCTCACCCTCAACCTGCTGCTCACACCTGTCATGCTCCTGCTGCTTTTCGTGTACATCTTCGGCGACGTGATGAGCGCGGGCATCGGCGGCGCGGGGGCCGACCGCTCGGCGTACATCGCCTACATCGTGCCGGGGGTCCTGCTGCTGACCATCGGCTCCACGGTGGTCGGGACCGCGGTGTCCGTCTCCAACGACATGACCGAGGGCATCATCGCCCGCTTCCGCACGATGGCCATCCACCGCGGTTCGGTGCTCGTCGGGCATGTCGTCGGCAGCGTGCTGCAGAGCGTGCTGAGCGTGGTCGTGGTCGGCGCGGTCGGAGTGGCCATCGGCTTCCGGTCCGTGGACGCCACGGCCCTGGAGTGGCTGGCCGCGTTCGGGCTGCTCGTGCTCTTCTCCGCCGCCCTCACCTGGATCGCCGTCGGCATGGGCCTCGTCAGCCCGAACGCGGAGGCGGCCAGCAACAACGCCCTGCCGATGGTGCTGCTGCCGATGCTGTCCAGCGCCTTCATCCCGGTGGAGACGATGCCGGGCTGGTTCCGGCCGGTCGCCGAGTACCAGCCCTTCACCCCGGTGATCGAGACCCTGCGCGGTCTGCTGCTCGGCACCGGAGTCGGCCACAACGGCTGGCTGGCCGTCGGCTGGAGCCTCGGGCTCGTGGTCCTCGGCTACTTCTGGGCGACGGCGAAGTTCGCCCGGGATCCCCGGTAG
- a CDS encoding diiron oxygenase, whose protein sequence is MAGSTVPSKVQQSPEGDDVARRLLGSAAQLAYDPATEVDWETPLDKGFHGASPEWSSLYGTAYWGELTEAQRKELTRQEAASVASTGIWFEMILQQMVLRDIYMKNPAGAEFQWALTEIAEECRHSIMFARGAQKLGAPHYRPRRAVMELGRAFKTLAFGEAAYAAILVAEEVLDVMQRDWMRDERVVPFVRTINNIHVVEESRHMKFARDETLKRLEGAGWARRQINAFVVAVASYFIVTSMVNPEVYRRAGLDKRRALAAARANEHHKSMMRSSCSGLMDFLASARLLTRPALAFYKRANLI, encoded by the coding sequence ATGGCCGGCAGCACCGTTCCGTCGAAGGTCCAGCAGAGTCCCGAGGGTGACGACGTCGCGCGGCGGCTGCTCGGTTCGGCCGCCCAGCTGGCGTACGACCCCGCCACCGAGGTGGACTGGGAGACGCCGCTGGACAAGGGGTTCCACGGCGCGAGCCCGGAGTGGAGCAGCCTCTACGGGACCGCCTACTGGGGCGAGTTGACCGAGGCGCAGCGCAAGGAGCTGACCCGGCAGGAGGCGGCGTCGGTCGCCAGCACCGGGATCTGGTTCGAGATGATCCTCCAGCAGATGGTGCTGCGGGACATCTACATGAAGAACCCGGCGGGCGCGGAGTTCCAGTGGGCGCTCACCGAGATAGCCGAGGAGTGCCGCCACTCGATCATGTTCGCGCGCGGCGCGCAGAAGCTGGGCGCTCCTCACTACCGGCCGCGCCGTGCGGTGATGGAGCTGGGGCGGGCGTTCAAGACGCTGGCGTTCGGCGAGGCGGCGTACGCGGCGATCCTGGTCGCGGAGGAGGTCCTCGACGTGATGCAGCGGGACTGGATGCGCGACGAGCGGGTCGTGCCGTTCGTCCGCACCATCAACAACATCCACGTCGTGGAGGAGTCCCGGCACATGAAGTTCGCCCGGGACGAGACCCTCAAGCGGCTGGAGGGCGCGGGGTGGGCGCGGCGGCAGATCAACGCGTTCGTCGTCGCCGTCGCCTCGTACTTCATCGTGACCAGCATGGTGAACCCGGAGGTCTACCGGAGGGCCGGACTCGACAAGCGGCGCGCGCTGGCCGCCGCCAGGGCCAACGAGCACCACAAGTCGATGATGCGGTCCAGCTGTTCGGGTCTGATGGACTTCCTGGCCTCCGCCCGTCTGCTCACCAGGCCCGCCCTCGCGTTCTACAAGCGCGCGAACCTGATCTGA